From a region of the Candidatus Omnitrophota bacterium genome:
- the rsmA gene encoding 16S rRNA (adenine(1518)-N(6)/adenine(1519)-N(6))-dimethyltransferase RsmA — protein MNIKPILRKYDFRPRKRWGQNFLINDKVRDKMIGFAGIKPADSVLEIGPGLGMLTEKIARQAKEVIAVEKDKKLCRILKDLLGNYSNLRIICNDILKIDLFSLVRGNKKLKVIGSLPYYITSPIIFRLLNAGKIIDVVLITVQKEVGRRLLAGPDTKDYASISLNIRYYSEPSLQSVIKKDAFFPRPKVDSSIIRLKMLKQPAVRVNDEQEFFRLVRASFNKRRKTILNSLAGSKCFNLTKQEWSDVFKKSRLDPLRRAESLKLEEFAGLFNNLKAGI, from the coding sequence ATGAATATTAAACCGATATTGCGCAAGTATGATTTCAGGCCGAGAAAGAGATGGGGGCAGAATTTTCTAATTAACGATAAGGTCAGGGATAAGATGATCGGGTTTGCCGGGATAAAGCCGGCAGATTCAGTGCTGGAGATCGGGCCTGGCCTGGGAATGCTGACCGAAAAGATAGCCCGGCAGGCAAAAGAGGTTATTGCGGTTGAAAAAGACAAAAAACTTTGCCGGATTCTGAAGGACCTTCTTGGCAATTATTCAAACCTGCGGATCATTTGTAATGATATATTAAAGATTGACCTGTTCAGTCTGGTCAGGGGCAATAAAAAGTTGAAAGTGATCGGCAGTCTTCCCTACTATATTACCAGTCCGATTATTTTTCGTTTGCTTAATGCGGGAAAAATTATTGATGTTGTGTTGATTACTGTCCAGAAAGAGGTAGGCCGGCGTTTACTGGCCGGACCGGATACAAAAGATTACGCAAGCATATCCCTGAACATAAGATATTACAGCGAGCCGTCGCTGCAAAGCGTAATAAAAAAAGATGCCTTTTTCCCCCGGCCAAAGGTAGACAGTAGTATCATCAGGCTTAAGATGCTTAAGCAGCCGGCGGTACGAGTGAATGATGAGCAGGAGTTCTTTAGGCTGGTCAGGGCTTCTTTTAACAAAAGGAGGAAAACAATCTTGAACTCTCTGGCCGGTTCAAAATGTTTTAATTTAACTAAGCAGGAATGGTCGGACGTCTTTAAAAAATCCCGGCTGGACCCCTTAAGGCGTGCCGAGAGCCTGAAGCTGGAGGAATTCGCCGGGCTTTTTAATAACCTGAAGGCAGGTATTTGA
- a CDS encoding isocitrate/isopropylmalate dehydrogenase family protein encodes MDHKITFIPGDGIGPEVMEAMRRCLDATGVKIEWEKVEAGQKMLDQENNSLPPAVLDSIKRNKVGIKGPIVTPIGRGFRSVNVKMRQALGLYACLRPCKSYQGVRSKYKDIDLVVVRENTEDLYAGIEFEENSSPALDIIKKIEGISLQKIAGDSAISIKPISRSASERIVRFAFEYALENKRKKVTAVHKANIMKYTDGLFLESARKIAQKYQGRIEFEDRLVDNMCMQLIQKPHLYDVLVLPNLYGDIISDLCAGLCGGLGLGPGANIGDDIALFEPIHGAAPKYKGRNKVNPVAMILSGVLMLRYIQEKQAADRLEKAAAEVIREGKRVTYDLKDSPLDPSAVGTSQMADAIIEKLQPR; translated from the coding sequence TTGGACCATAAAATTACGTTTATTCCCGGAGACGGTATTGGACCGGAGGTAATGGAGGCAATGAGAAGATGCCTGGACGCTACCGGCGTAAAGATAGAGTGGGAAAAAGTCGAGGCTGGCCAAAAAATGCTTGACCAGGAGAATAACTCCCTTCCTCCGGCAGTGCTTGATTCAATAAAAAGAAATAAGGTCGGGATAAAAGGCCCGATAGTTACCCCGATCGGCAGGGGTTTTCGGTCTGTTAACGTGAAGATGCGGCAGGCCCTGGGATTGTATGCCTGTTTAAGGCCCTGCAAATCTTACCAGGGCGTGAGGTCGAAATATAAAGATATAGACCTGGTTGTGGTCAGAGAGAACACCGAAGATCTCTATGCCGGAATAGAATTTGAGGAAAACAGCTCCCCGGCTTTAGATATCATAAAAAAAATTGAGGGCATTTCTCTTCAAAAGATTGCCGGGGATTCAGCGATTAGCATAAAACCGATTTCCAGATCCGCTTCTGAGCGAATTGTAAGGTTTGCCTTTGAATATGCGCTGGAAAATAAAAGGAAAAAGGTTACCGCGGTTCATAAGGCCAATATTATGAAATATACCGATGGCCTGTTCCTGGAATCAGCAAGGAAAATAGCGCAGAAATATCAAGGCAGAATAGAATTTGAAGACAGGCTGGTTGATAATATGTGTATGCAGTTGATCCAGAAACCCCATCTTTACGACGTGCTGGTTTTGCCCAATCTTTACGGTGATATTATCTCTGATTTATGCGCCGGGCTGTGCGGGGGGCTGGGCCTGGGCCCGGGGGCGAATATCGGCGATGATATCGCTCTGTTTGAACCGATCCACGGGGCAGCGCCTAAATATAAAGGCCGGAATAAAGTCAATCCTGTTGCGATGATATTATCCGGTGTTTTAATGCTCCGCTATATTCAGGAAAAACAGGCAGCTGACAGGCTGGAAAAAGCGGCAGCAGAAGTGATCCGGGAAGGAAAAAGAGTTACCTATGATTTGAAAGACTCCCCCCTTGACCCCTCAGCCGTAGGCACTTCTCAGATGGCTGATGCTATCATCGAAAAACTGCAGCCCCGGTAA
- the tsaE gene encoding tRNA (adenosine(37)-N6)-threonylcarbamoyltransferase complex ATPase subunit type 1 TsaE, with translation MKAILSKSTSQTRALGREIGRYLNKGDVVGLVGELGTGKTVLVQGMASGLGVGIKNYVRSPSFILLNIYQGRLPLYHFDLYRLDSPDDLEEINYTEYVYGDGITAIEWAESLKGALPAEHLKIELFHHSQQARIIKLIPRGSRYKKLVNKLELDTDGHRKGKQ, from the coding sequence ATGAAGGCTATTTTGAGTAAGAGCACCAGCCAGACCAGGGCGTTAGGAAGAGAAATAGGCCGGTATTTAAACAAAGGCGATGTAGTCGGTTTAGTAGGCGAGCTGGGAACAGGCAAGACTGTCTTGGTTCAGGGTATGGCTTCGGGCTTGGGAGTAGGAATTAAAAATTATGTCCGGAGCCCTTCGTTTATTTTGTTAAATATCTATCAGGGTAGGCTGCCGCTCTATCATTTTGATTTGTACAGGCTGGATAGCCCTGACGATCTGGAAGAAATAAATTATACCGAATACGTTTATGGAGATGGAATAACCGCAATAGAATGGGCCGAGAGCTTAAAGGGCGCCCTGCCAGCCGAACATCTAAAAATAGAGCTGTTTCATCACAGCCAACAGGCCAGGATTATCAAACTAATCCCCAGGGGCAGCCGCTACAAAAAGCTAGTTAACAAACTAGAATTAGACACAGATGGACACAGAAAAGGTAAGCAGTAA
- a CDS encoding thiamine-phosphate kinase produces the protein MKLLKDIGEAGLIDRIRRKTKTSSRVIKGIGDDAAIIKFSRDKYLVLTCDMLVEGVHFDCSRATPYQIGWKAIGVSISDIASMGALPGQALISLGLAPGLSVKFVDQIYSGLKKLAGLFAVDLVGGDIVKSEKLVINVSMTGLVNKKDVLLRSTARPGDAILVTGRLGGVIFDKHLKFMPRLNEARFLNNNFKINSMIDISDGLIGDLGHITKESRLGAVIYQRDIPVCSNRDFKRAIEHGEDFELLFTMPKAEARKALSSFGKAFSTPISMIGEIVKNKGICLADKHGRIKSIGPKGWQHF, from the coding sequence GTGAAGTTATTAAAAGATATCGGTGAAGCCGGATTGATCGATAGAATCCGGCGTAAGACAAAAACCAGCAGCCGGGTAATCAAAGGCATCGGCGATGATGCCGCAATAATAAAGTTTAGCAGGGATAAATACTTGGTTTTGACCTGCGATATGCTGGTTGAGGGTGTGCATTTTGATTGCAGCAGGGCCACTCCTTATCAGATAGGGTGGAAGGCAATAGGTGTTTCGATCAGCGATATAGCCAGCATGGGCGCTTTACCGGGCCAGGCCCTGATATCTTTAGGACTGGCACCTGGGTTGAGCGTAAAATTTGTCGACCAAATATATTCCGGATTAAAAAAACTGGCAGGTCTTTTTGCTGTTGACCTGGTGGGCGGAGACATCGTAAAATCGGAAAAACTGGTTATAAATGTAAGTATGACCGGCCTGGTAAATAAAAAAGATGTTCTCTTGCGCAGTACAGCCCGGCCTGGAGACGCTATTTTAGTTACCGGCAGGCTGGGAGGGGTTATTTTTGATAAACACCTTAAGTTTATGCCCCGCTTGAACGAAGCACGGTTTTTAAATAATAATTTTAAAATAAACAGCATGATCGATATATCTGACGGTCTTATTGGGGACCTTGGCCATATTACAAAAGAGAGCAGGCTGGGGGCTGTGATTTACCAGAGGGATATCCCTGTCTGTTCAAACCGGGATTTTAAGCGGGCTATAGAGCATGGAGAAGATTTTGAATTGTTATTTACCATGCCAAAGGCTGAGGCAAGGAAGGCGCTTTCTTCTTTCGGAAAGGCGTTCAGCACCCCGATCAGCATGATCGGAGAGATTGTCAAAAACAAGGGCATTTGTTTAGCCGATAAACACGGCAGAATAAAAAGCATCGGGCCAAAAGGCTGGCAGCATTTTTAG
- the gatC gene encoding Asp-tRNA(Asn)/Glu-tRNA(Gln) amidotransferase subunit GatC, with protein MSTIDINYAAKLARIGLTDSEKGRFAKDLSTILDYINKLNQLDTGQVPSTSHVIKLQNVFREDKVLDSLTTDQALDNAPMKDGTSFKVPRVL; from the coding sequence TTGAGTACCATAGACATTAATTATGCGGCAAAGCTGGCCAGGATCGGGTTGACCGATTCGGAAAAGGGGCGTTTTGCCAAAGACCTTTCCACTATCTTAGACTACATTAACAAGTTAAATCAGTTAGATACCGGGCAAGTCCCGTCCACCAGCCATGTAATCAAACTTCAGAATGTATTCAGAGAAGACAAGGTTTTGGATTCTTTGACAACAGATCAGGCCTTGGATAATGCACCGATGAAAGACGGAACATCTTTTAAGGTGCCGAGAGTGCTTTGA
- a CDS encoding 3-isopropylmalate dehydratase, whose protein sequence is MLRGDALKLPFDDDINTDYIISGRYKFHIQDPVELSRHIFEDIDNDFYNRVKKGSFLVAGKNFGMGSSREQAPLALKAAGISAIIAKSFARIFYRNSFNIGLALVECDTSNIEQGDQLVVDLDQGLLKDITKNIEIKISVLPPTMKRLLEDGGAIEHFKKYGGFEFGP, encoded by the coding sequence ATGTTAAGAGGCGATGCGTTAAAACTTCCCTTTGATGACGACATAAATACCGATTATATAATCTCGGGAAGGTATAAGTTTCATATTCAGGATCCTGTTGAGCTCAGCCGGCATATTTTTGAGGATATTGACAATGATTTTTATAACAGGGTCAAAAAAGGATCTTTTTTGGTGGCAGGAAAAAATTTCGGCATGGGTTCTTCCCGGGAACAAGCGCCCCTGGCCTTGAAGGCGGCCGGTATTTCGGCGATTATCGCCAAAAGCTTTGCCCGGATATTTTACCGCAATTCCTTTAATATAGGCCTGGCGCTGGTTGAGTGCGATACCTCAAACATCGAACAGGGCGATCAGCTGGTGGTTGATTTAGACCAGGGATTGCTTAAAGACATTACAAAAAATATTGAAATTAAAATAAGTGTTTTGCCCCCTACGATGAAAAGACTGCTCGAAGACGGAGGGGCTATCGAGCATTTTAAGAAATACGGAGGGTTTGAATTTGGACCATAA
- a CDS encoding 3-isopropylmalate dehydratase large subunit, which translates to MGQTIAEKILSNHAGREVRAGDIAVCEVDFCFGQDGTSGIIIDSFYQMGLKSIPDPRKFCMVIDHSAPSPNQGVSDLHQKMRRFSTDTASKIYDVGNGVCHVVIPERGLVVAGDLVIGADSHTTTYGAINVLAAGVGSTDLAISLASGKNWFRVPETIKIKIKGKLPRGVYSKDVILSIIGGLKADGCTYDSIEFSGSTIDQLSLEARFTISNMAVEMGAKCGLMEADAKTLKWIEKHSKRKPRPVSADRDARYKDIREYDVSKLEPQVSKPHSVDNVCGIKELEDKRIDQAFLGTCTNGRLEDLEIAAGIIKGKKIQPGVKFIVCPASKNIMLESARKGLLSSFIESGAVILPPGCGPCVGTQGGVPADGEAVISTANRNFKGRMGNSSAEIYLASPATVTASAIKGKITDPREYIGK; encoded by the coding sequence ATGGGACAGACAATAGCCGAGAAGATATTATCCAATCACGCCGGCAGGGAAGTAAGGGCAGGGGATATAGCTGTCTGCGAAGTGGATTTTTGTTTCGGACAGGACGGCACCAGCGGAATTATTATCGATAGTTTTTATCAGATGGGCCTGAAGTCCATACCTGATCCCCGGAAGTTCTGCATGGTCATTGACCATAGCGCGCCCAGCCCTAACCAGGGTGTTTCGGATTTACACCAGAAGATGAGGCGTTTTTCTACTGATACGGCTAGCAAAATTTATGATGTTGGTAATGGCGTTTGTCACGTAGTAATTCCCGAGCGCGGCTTGGTGGTAGCCGGCGATTTGGTAATCGGGGCAGATTCACATACTACTACTTATGGCGCAATCAATGTCCTGGCTGCGGGTGTCGGGTCTACCGATCTTGCCATTAGTCTGGCCAGCGGGAAGAATTGGTTCAGGGTCCCCGAAACAATAAAGATAAAAATAAAAGGGAAATTACCCCGGGGGGTTTATTCCAAGGATGTAATCCTTTCGATAATCGGCGGCCTAAAGGCCGATGGCTGTACCTATGATTCAATTGAATTCTCCGGCAGCACGATCGACCAGCTAAGCTTGGAAGCAAGGTTTACCATAAGCAATATGGCGGTTGAGATGGGCGCAAAATGCGGATTGATGGAGGCAGATGCAAAGACCCTAAAATGGATCGAGAAGCATTCTAAACGAAAGCCCAGGCCGGTTAGCGCAGATCGCGATGCCCGGTATAAAGATATCAGGGAATATGATGTCAGCAAATTAGAACCCCAGGTTTCAAAACCCCATTCCGTTGATAATGTCTGCGGGATCAAAGAACTGGAAGACAAGCGCATCGATCAGGCATTTTTAGGCACATGCACCAATGGCCGGCTGGAAGACTTAGAAATAGCCGCTGGGATTATCAAAGGTAAGAAAATCCAACCCGGGGTAAAATTTATAGTTTGCCCGGCGTCTAAAAATATTATGCTGGAATCAGCAAGAAAAGGACTGCTTTCTTCTTTTATAGAGTCAGGGGCTGTGATTTTGCCCCCTGGCTGTGGGCCCTGTGTCGGAACGCAGGGAGGGGTTCCTGCTGACGGAGAAGCGGTTATTTCAACAGCAAACAGGAATTTTAAAGGAAGAATGGGGAACAGCTCTGCGGAGATATATCTAGCTTCTCCGGCAACTGTTACGGCCAGCGCAATCAAAGGCAAAATAACCGATCCCCGAGAGTATATTGGTAAATAA